A region from the Flavobacteriales bacterium genome encodes:
- a CDS encoding FAD-binding oxidoreductase produces the protein MFSYWEQREAARPFDILIIGGGITGYSTAIECKMYRPDIRVGLLEKNNFQTTASSKNAGFACFGSVSEMVSDLKGTSEDDFCELVRKRWEGLRLLRQRAGDQYIRFNESGGYEIFRDTDSYSAAMEEVPRLNRLLRSIIGTEVFQPVDDMDRFGFRGVQGMLVNRYEGQLDPARMMSRLRQVARTLDVEYYTAEVTSIEEKNHDVEVSVSDVVLKASQVIVAVNGLASEFLDLEVKPAR, from the coding sequence ATGTTCAGTTACTGGGAGCAAAGAGAAGCAGCACGTCCATTCGATATCCTCATCATCGGTGGAGGAATCACCGGATATAGCACGGCTATCGAGTGCAAGATGTACCGACCGGATATCCGTGTAGGTCTATTGGAGAAGAACAACTTTCAAACGACCGCCAGTTCTAAGAATGCGGGCTTTGCCTGTTTCGGATCGGTGAGCGAGATGGTCTCGGACCTCAAGGGGACCAGTGAAGACGATTTCTGCGAATTGGTGCGTAAGCGCTGGGAAGGGCTACGTCTGCTGCGTCAACGGGCAGGAGATCAGTATATCCGATTCAATGAATCGGGAGGCTACGAGATATTTAGGGATACCGATAGTTACTCAGCAGCTATGGAAGAGGTCCCCAGGTTGAACAGACTCCTGCGCTCGATCATCGGTACGGAGGTCTTTCAGCCGGTGGATGATATGGATAGATTCGGCTTCAGAGGCGTACAGGGTATGCTGGTCAACCGCTATGAAGGTCAGCTCGATCCCGCCCGTATGATGTCGCGATTGCGACAAGTAGCCAGAACATTGGACGTTGAATATTACACCGCTGAAGTCACTTCTATCGAAGAGAAGAACCACGATGTGGAGGTCTCCGTCTCTGATGTGGTCTTGAAAGCAAGTCAGGTCATCGTGGCCGTCAATGGGCTGGCTTCGGAATTCCTGGATCTAGAAGTCAAACCAGCACGG